From Polaribacter haliotis:
TTCTCGAAATTCATAAACATTTTGGTTTCTTTCTACCTTGGGCAGGTCAAGAAAAATATGCTCAAAAAAATGAGAATTATGCAGATAGAAAAGCGTCTTACAAAATGGCGAAGCTCTATGATATATTAGTTACAGAAAACCCAAACATCTATGACGATGGTGGTCATAACCTAAATATCTTTCTATCTCGTTTACTCTTTTGCTTTTTTGCAGAAGACACAGATATATTTCCAATTGAGGGAATGTTTACAGATACATTAGAGCAACATACTCAAAAAGATGGAAGTGATACACATACATTTTTAGATAGGCTTTTTAAAGTTCTTAATACAAAAGATAACAGTAAAGAAGCAGCTCATTTTAAAGAGTTTCCATATGTAAATGGTGGTTTATTTAGAGATACAATTGTATCACCGAAGTTTACTAAAGAAGCACGAAAAATAATTGTTGAGTGTGGCGATTTAGATTGGAGCGAAATCAACCCTGACATTTTTGGTTCTATGATACAGGCAGTAGTAAATCCTGCATATCGTAGTGGTTTAGGAATGCATTATACTTCTGTACCTAATATTATGAAGGTAATAGAACCTTTGTTTTTAAATGAATTAAACGAAGAATTTGAAAAGCATTTTAATGATGTAAAAAAACTAAATAAACTCATTAATAGAATTGCAAAAATTAAAGTGTTTGATCCTGCTTGTGGTAGTGGTAATTTTTTAATTATTGCTTATAAACAATTAAGACGATTAGAAATAAAGATTTTAGCAAGAATCTATGAAGTTAATCATCAGCTAAATTTAGGTTTTCCAGATGTGTACACTAAAATTAAACTCTCTCAATTTTATGGTTTAGAATTAGACGATTTTGCACACGAAATGGCAATTTTATCTTTATGGTTAGCAGAACACCAAATGAATAAAGAGTTTGTTAATGAGCTACACGATTATGGTAAAGCAGAAGATATTTTACCGCTAAAAGAAGCAGGTAATATAACACAAGGTAATGCCACACGTTTAAACTGGGAAGATACCTGTCCTAAAAATGAAGATGATGAAATTTATATTTTAGGTAATCCACCTTATTTGGGTTCTCGCAATCAAGACAAAGAGCAAAAAGAGGATATGAAATTTGTCTTTTTGAAAGACTACAAAAGCTTAGATTATGTGAGTGCTTGGTTTTATAAAGGAGCAAAATATATTCAAGGCTTCAATGCACAATTGGCTTTTGTATCTACCAATTCTATTTGTCAAGGAGAACAAGTGTCTTTAACTTGGCCACGTATTCTTAACGAGAAGGTTGAGATAGGCTTTGCACATCAAACATTTAAATGGACGAATAATGCAAAAGGTAATGCAGGTGTTTCTGTTGTTATTGTTGGTTTAAGAAATATATCAAATAAGCAAAGACTAATCTACATAGACTCACATAAATTAAAAGTGTTGAATATTAATGCTTATTTAACTGGTGGTCCAAATATTTTTAT
This genomic window contains:
- a CDS encoding class I SAM-dependent DNA methyltransferase — translated: MNASQIEKNVIALVENFNKEEFVFDLLKAYGISKTSITRLKKGDFNLSKIDGEVLYKSKMLFKEVESGALLNTIDELTKDTDSLKHNPRFVIVTDYKTLLAKDIRTGLALDTPILEIHKHFGFFLPWAGQEKYAQKNENYADRKASYKMAKLYDILVTENPNIYDDGGHNLNIFLSRLLFCFFAEDTDIFPIEGMFTDTLEQHTQKDGSDTHTFLDRLFKVLNTKDNSKEAAHFKEFPYVNGGLFRDTIVSPKFTKEARKIIVECGDLDWSEINPDIFGSMIQAVVNPAYRSGLGMHYTSVPNIMKVIEPLFLNELNEEFEKHFNDVKKLNKLINRIAKIKVFDPACGSGNFLIIAYKQLRRLEIKILARIYEVNHQLNLGFPDVYTKIKLSQFYGLELDDFAHEMAILSLWLAEHQMNKEFVNELHDYGKAEDILPLKEAGNITQGNATRLNWEDTCPKNEDDEIYILGNPPYLGSRNQDKEQKEDMKFVFLKDYKSLDYVSAWFYKGAKYIQGFNAQLAFVSTNSICQGEQVSLTWPRILNEKVEIGFAHQTFKWTNNAKGNAGVSVVIVGLRNISNKQRLIYIDSHKLKVLNINAYLTGGPNIFIFKRSRPLSNIPKMSYGNMPLEGGFLRFRDDEKDKIVKDVRTLKYIRNVIGGEEFLKNINRYCFWIDDEDLEDAIKIPEINVRIKNVREFRENGGEVARTLANRSHQFRYRNEPSNNQIVIPCTSSEGREYLPCGYYDSSYISLNSVQTVYDAEPWVFGLLYSKMHNNWLSAVGGKLESRIRYSSALCYNTFPFPDINEKQKEQINLHVFEILEEREKHPEKTIGDLYNPDKMPKGLKEAHHQLDLAIERCYRLKPFESDTERLEYLFKEYEKMINKNTLLEKPKRTRKKKAK